One Methylomonas sp. LL1 DNA window includes the following coding sequences:
- a CDS encoding YfiR family protein: MKPYRKCQGYPIVARALGISGEARSRGIRAAMALLSHGRPLSLILPGLLLFCRALSADGLSEGQIKAAYLYNFAKFVEWPAESLPAGAEIVLCKVGNDELDGALRALDGRKAGERELRVVQHSHDTFDPSGCHLLFLGSSEQQRFVMTLKALGNAPVLTLSDIGDFAEKGGGIGLLFRENKVVFEVNLEAIRNAGLHVPGQLLNIAFYVYGR, encoded by the coding sequence ATGAAGCCTTACCGAAAATGCCAAGGTTATCCGATAGTGGCGCGCGCGCTTGGCATTAGCGGCGAAGCTCGCTCGCGCGGGATAAGAGCTGCTATGGCGCTGTTGAGCCACGGCCGACCGCTTAGCTTGATTTTGCCGGGTTTGTTGCTGTTTTGCCGAGCCTTATCGGCGGATGGTTTATCTGAAGGCCAGATCAAGGCCGCTTATCTTTACAATTTCGCCAAATTCGTCGAGTGGCCGGCCGAGAGCCTGCCGGCCGGCGCCGAAATCGTGTTGTGCAAGGTCGGTAACGACGAGCTGGACGGCGCGCTGCGGGCACTGGATGGCCGTAAGGCGGGCGAGCGTGAATTACGGGTTGTGCAACACAGCCACGACACGTTCGATCCGAGCGGTTGCCACCTGCTGTTTCTCGGTAGTTCGGAGCAACAGCGGTTCGTGATGACCCTGAAGGCCTTGGGCAACGCCCCGGTCCTGACCTTGTCGGATATCGGCGATTTTGCCGAAAAGGGCGGCGGCATCGGCTTGTTGTTTCGCGAAAACAAGGTGGTGTTCGAAGTCAATCTGGAGGCTATCCGTAACGCCGGACTGCATGTGCCGGGTCAATTGTTGAATATCGCATTTTATGTATACGGGAGATAG